A section of the Ignavibacteriales bacterium genome encodes:
- the lptB gene encoding LPS export ABC transporter ATP-binding protein — protein sequence MSKLKTYNLVKEYKKRAVVNDVSLQLEQSEIVGLLGPNGAGKTTTFYMICGLVKPNSGEIELDGDDITKMPMYKRAQHGIGYLPQEPSIFRKLTVEQNIKAVLQFMHLDKYEIEDKCDQLIKDFSIEKIRNTLGYSLSGGERRRTEIARALASAPKFILLDEPFAGIDPIAAEDIMKIVAGLKKRKIGILITDHNVHETLSIVDRAYILIEGKIFRSGTAEELAADETVRKLYLGESFSLDRYLLNKKNIDK from the coding sequence TTGAGCAAGCTCAAAACATATAATCTAGTAAAAGAATATAAAAAGCGAGCTGTTGTAAATGATGTTTCACTTCAGCTCGAGCAGAGTGAGATAGTCGGTCTGCTCGGACCAAACGGAGCCGGGAAGACCACGACATTTTACATGATTTGCGGGTTGGTCAAACCAAACAGCGGTGAGATAGAGCTCGACGGTGATGACATCACCAAAATGCCGATGTATAAACGCGCTCAGCATGGCATCGGGTACCTACCGCAGGAGCCCTCCATTTTTAGAAAGCTTACAGTAGAACAGAATATCAAAGCGGTCCTGCAATTTATGCATCTCGATAAATACGAAATTGAGGATAAATGCGATCAGCTTATCAAAGACTTCAGCATAGAAAAAATTAGAAATACTCTCGGATACTCACTCTCCGGCGGGGAGAGAAGAAGGACGGAGATTGCGAGGGCGCTGGCATCCGCGCCAAAGTTTATCCTGCTGGACGAACCGTTTGCGGGAATTGATCCTATCGCCGCGGAGGATATTATGAAGATAGTTGCTGGGTTAAAGAAACGAAAAATTGGCATACTCATCACAGACCATAACGTTCATGAAACACTATCAATTGTGGATAGAGCATATATACTGATCGAGGGTAAGATCTTCCGGTCGGGCACGGCAGAGGAACTTGCCGCCGATGAAACTGTTCGTAAGCTCTACCTGGGAGAAAGTTTCAGCCTGGACAGATACTTATTAAACAAGAAGAACATAGATAAATAA
- a CDS encoding insulinase family protein yields MKTIKKQVYILPLLLIALLFGVVNVYSQGQEFDVDGVKVIYKPSVKDVISVRLFIDGGTANYPKDKEGIEALTLNLATTGGTKTMSKVEFNNELEKIGTSINSSTSFDFGNISMTCVSQYWDKSWDLFADAIMNPAFSDKEFQTVKDQLIAGANQTEANPDAHLLNMSMENVFKGKNYSKVPNGTVQSLQGITLQDAESYYKTIMVKKRIFLVVVGNMSKEDITSKIRNSLAGLPEGEAANVEDRVLINEPSEMIEDRDIETNYIRGVFSAPKMSEDDGVPMRLAMAILGDRYFVELRTKRSLSYAPSAFYSTGAIRNPYNVLYISTQKPKESMEVMVNILEDIKKNGFTEDELRNKKEMFATLYYMNLMTNNAQTQNLGTNEIISDWTLSEKFNDEIKNATLEQINEVFDKYTNIIKWTYLGDGTAVTKDDFKQIKKEENKDIQ; encoded by the coding sequence ATGAAGACAATAAAAAAACAAGTTTACATTCTTCCCCTTCTGTTGATTGCATTGTTATTCGGTGTAGTTAACGTTTATTCACAGGGACAGGAATTTGACGTCGATGGCGTGAAGGTGATCTATAAGCCATCGGTAAAAGACGTTATTAGTGTAAGGCTGTTCATCGACGGCGGTACAGCTAACTATCCAAAAGATAAGGAAGGGATAGAAGCATTGACTTTAAACCTTGCAACTACCGGAGGTACAAAGACAATGTCAAAAGTGGAATTTAATAACGAACTCGAAAAAATAGGTACTTCGATCAATAGCAGTACAAGTTTCGATTTCGGTAATATAAGTATGACATGTGTCTCTCAATACTGGGATAAGTCATGGGATCTTTTTGCCGATGCAATAATGAACCCGGCATTTTCCGATAAGGAATTCCAGACGGTAAAAGACCAGCTCATCGCAGGAGCAAACCAGACCGAAGCAAATCCGGATGCGCATTTGCTGAATATGTCCATGGAAAACGTTTTCAAGGGCAAGAATTATTCTAAAGTACCAAACGGTACAGTTCAGAGCCTTCAGGGGATTACATTACAGGACGCAGAGAGCTATTATAAAACCATAATGGTTAAGAAGAGGATATTCCTTGTTGTAGTAGGTAATATGTCAAAAGAGGATATTACAAGTAAAATAAGAAACTCTCTTGCCGGATTGCCGGAGGGTGAAGCCGCTAATGTCGAGGATAGGGTTTTAATTAATGAGCCCAGCGAAATGATCGAAGATAGGGATATCGAGACGAATTACATAAGAGGAGTATTCTCCGCGCCGAAAATGTCTGAGGACGATGGTGTACCGATGAGGCTTGCAATGGCGATACTCGGTGACAGATATTTTGTAGAGTTAAGAACAAAAAGGAGCCTTTCATACGCCCCAAGCGCATTCTACTCCACAGGCGCAATAAGAAATCCATACAATGTGCTGTATATTTCTACACAAAAGCCAAAAGAATCAATGGAAGTAATGGTGAATATTCTGGAAGATATTAAAAAGAATGGGTTTACCGAGGATGAGCTAAGAAATAAAAAAGAAATGTTCGCGACCTTATATTATATGAACCTTATGACAAATAATGCTCAGACACAGAACCTCGGAACTAACGAGATAATTTCCGACTGGACTCTGTCAGAGAAGTTTAACGACGAAATTAAGAATGCTACCCTGGAACAAATAAATGAAGTATTCGACAAATATACCAACATTATAAAGTGGACATACCTGGGTGACGGTACTGCGGTAACAAAAGACGATTTTAAACAGATAAAGAAAGAAGAAAACAAAGATATTCAATAG
- a CDS encoding insulinase family protein: MMKKILFLVIGFFALSSMSQAQSNLPDNFYYKKLDNGLEVLVIQDKTVPLVTVEIAVKNGSYTESPEYDGLSHLYEHMFFKANKDIPSQEEFIERANELGAIWNGTTNNERVNYFMTIGNQHLKEGLTFMNSAIRYPLFLETEMKNENPVVDGEFQRAESDPTFFLFIDMGKYMWGDLTSRKNAIGDHDIIMTATPEKMRTVQGKYYYPNNSILVLGGDVDPDKAFELAEQVFGDWKPSDFDPFVKWPIPEFEPLKESKNFITVNENTKTPIIMIEWQGPDTRHDIPATYAADVFSFIVNQTSAELQKDLIDGGLANAVSVGYQTQKYVGPISIFIVPKPDKINEVLAKINEHIEKWDSDDYFTDEQIQTAKTQLAIQEAYGRENVTNYVHTVTFWWGSASIDYYTSYIENLDKVTREDIKKYVQKYIKGKPRITGILLSPEMKETFKLENFEVAGNNQ, translated from the coding sequence GTGATGAAAAAAATTTTATTTTTAGTGATCGGATTTTTTGCTTTGAGTTCGATGTCACAGGCTCAGAGTAATCTACCCGATAATTTTTATTATAAAAAGCTGGACAACGGACTCGAAGTCCTCGTGATCCAGGATAAAACAGTACCGCTTGTTACAGTAGAGATAGCGGTAAAGAACGGTTCATACACAGAGTCTCCCGAATATGACGGATTATCTCACCTGTATGAACATATGTTTTTTAAGGCAAACAAAGATATTCCTTCACAGGAGGAATTTATCGAAAGAGCAAATGAACTAGGTGCAATATGGAACGGTACAACTAATAATGAGCGTGTAAATTATTTTATGACGATAGGGAACCAGCACCTGAAGGAAGGACTGACATTCATGAATTCCGCGATCAGGTATCCCCTCTTCCTGGAAACGGAAATGAAGAACGAGAACCCTGTCGTGGACGGCGAATTCCAGAGAGCAGAATCGGATCCTACATTCTTCTTATTCATCGATATGGGAAAATACATGTGGGGTGACCTGACGAGCAGAAAGAATGCAATCGGCGATCATGATATCATAATGACAGCTACACCGGAGAAGATGAGGACTGTTCAGGGAAAGTATTATTATCCTAACAATTCCATTTTGGTACTTGGCGGAGACGTAGATCCAGATAAGGCATTCGAGCTAGCCGAGCAAGTATTCGGCGACTGGAAGCCATCGGATTTCGATCCTTTCGTTAAGTGGCCAATACCGGAATTTGAACCTCTAAAGGAATCGAAGAATTTTATAACGGTGAACGAGAACACAAAGACTCCTATCATTATGATTGAATGGCAGGGTCCGGACACCAGACATGATATCCCGGCAACATACGCAGCTGACGTATTTTCATTTATAGTAAATCAGACATCCGCTGAGCTTCAAAAAGATCTAATAGACGGCGGATTGGCAAATGCAGTAAGTGTAGGGTATCAAACACAGAAATATGTAGGACCTATCAGTATTTTCATCGTTCCAAAACCGGACAAAATAAATGAGGTACTGGCTAAGATCAATGAGCACATAGAAAAATGGGATTCGGACGACTACTTCACTGATGAGCAAATACAAACAGCAAAGACTCAGCTTGCAATTCAGGAAGCATACGGAAGGGAAAATGTTACAAATTACGTACATACCGTAACTTTTTGGTGGGGATCTGCCAGTATAGACTACTATACATCATATATTGAAAACCTGGATAAAGTAACTCGTGAAGATATTAAGAAGTATGTCCAGAAATATATTAAGGGCAAACCCAGAATAACCGGTATATTACTTTCACCGGAAATGAAGGAAACATTTAAACTCGAAAATTTTGAAGTAGCCGGAAACAATCAATAA
- a CDS encoding zinc ribbon domain-containing protein: MPTYDYKCENCGHTFESFQSIKADPLKKCPECGKDTLKRLIGTGAGLIFKGSGFYLTDYKNQGKSSSSKSNENSSTSATAEKKSDTSSKSDSKNSQTTPEKA; encoded by the coding sequence ATGCCGACATACGATTATAAATGCGAGAATTGCGGTCATACATTCGAGTCGTTTCAGTCAATAAAAGCTGATCCGCTCAAAAAATGTCCGGAGTGCGGAAAGGACACACTCAAAAGGTTAATTGGTACGGGAGCAGGATTAATATTTAAGGGCAGCGGGTTTTACCTCACCGATTATAAAAATCAGGGGAAATCCTCTTCATCAAAATCTAACGAAAACTCTTCAACCTCTGCGACAGCTGAGAAAAAAAGCGACACTTCCTCGAAAAGTGATTCGAAAAATTCTCAGACGACTCCGGAAAAAGCATAG
- a CDS encoding SDR family oxidoreductase: MGQQYALILGASSGFGKAIGLALAKDGVNIIGVHLDRATTMPAVEQLISDIKAEGVEAHFFNVNAADEEKRKMIVDKIKDEIFAGKDNPTIRVLVHSLAFGTLVNFIDDDPSKMITQRQINMTLDVMACSLVYWAQDIVASGLMGKGGKIYAMTSSGGTRQIEFYGAVSAAKASLESFVRQLAMELAPKGIAVNALKAGVTDTPALQRIPNADKIIENAKQRNPMHILTDPHDVADFVVDNYKRDSHWVTGNIIGIDGGESIVEI, from the coding sequence ATGGGACAACAGTATGCACTGATATTAGGCGCATCGAGCGGATTTGGTAAGGCAATTGGATTGGCACTTGCTAAAGACGGAGTAAACATTATTGGGGTACACCTTGACAGAGCAACAACAATGCCTGCTGTTGAGCAATTGATATCCGACATAAAGGCAGAAGGAGTGGAAGCACACTTTTTCAATGTTAACGCGGCTGACGAAGAGAAGAGAAAGATGATCGTCGACAAGATAAAAGATGAGATATTCGCGGGAAAAGATAACCCAACGATTAGAGTTCTCGTACACTCATTGGCATTCGGCACGCTGGTTAATTTCATAGATGATGACCCGTCAAAGATGATAACACAGAGACAGATAAACATGACCCTCGATGTAATGGCATGTAGTCTTGTTTACTGGGCGCAGGATATAGTAGCAAGCGGGCTCATGGGAAAGGGCGGAAAGATTTATGCGATGACATCGAGCGGCGGTACAAGACAAATAGAATTTTACGGAGCAGTCTCCGCGGCAAAGGCAAGCCTTGAATCATTCGTAAGGCAGCTGGCAATGGAACTGGCACCGAAGGGAATAGCAGTGAACGCTTTAAAAGCGGGTGTAACCGATACCCCGGCATTGCAAAGGATACCAAACGCAGACAAGATAATAGAAAATGCAAAGCAAAGAAACCCGATGCACATATTAACCGACCCTCACGACGTGGCAGATTTTGTAGTGGATAATTATAAGAGAGATTCACACTGGGTAACCGGAAACATCATTGGCATAGACGGGGGCGAAAGCATAGTAGAAATTTAA
- the accC gene encoding acetyl-CoA carboxylase biotin carboxylase subunit → MKKILIANRGEIALRIIRTCREMGIQTVAVYSDADADSLHVRFADEAVCIGPGQSKESYLNIPRIIAAAEITNADAVHPGYGFLAENAEFSDICKESKLIFIGPDAAMINAMGNKSFAKETMRSAGVPVVPGSGGVVETVEEAKKLAEEIGVPIMIKASAGGGGKGMRIVKSLDEVEKAFQTASSEAEIAFGNGDVYIEKFVENPRHVEIQVLGDKFGNIIHLGERDCSVQRRHQKLIEESPSPIVDEDLRQRMGEAAILGAKSVNYLGAGTVEFLVDKNKDFYFMEMNTRIQVEHPVTEEITGFDLIQAQIKVADGEEIKLKKVKFKGHSIECRINAEDPDNGFRPSPGIVTAFHVPGGHGVRVDTHCYSGYRIPPFYDSMIGKLIVVGKDRDEAVRKMSRALDEFIIEGVKTTIPFHQKIMSNKKFLSNNYDTSFIEKMND, encoded by the coding sequence ATAAAGAAAATATTAATTGCCAATAGAGGAGAGATAGCTCTCCGCATAATAAGAACCTGCCGTGAAATGGGTATCCAGACCGTTGCAGTTTATTCGGACGCGGATGCGGATTCACTCCATGTAAGATTTGCGGATGAAGCCGTGTGTATAGGACCCGGTCAATCCAAGGAAAGCTACCTTAATATACCAAGAATAATAGCTGCAGCGGAAATAACCAATGCGGACGCAGTTCATCCGGGATATGGTTTTCTGGCTGAGAACGCAGAATTTTCCGATATCTGTAAGGAATCAAAGCTGATCTTTATTGGTCCGGATGCGGCTATGATAAACGCGATGGGCAATAAGTCCTTCGCGAAGGAGACCATGCGGTCGGCAGGCGTGCCGGTAGTTCCGGGAAGCGGCGGCGTTGTAGAGACAGTCGAGGAAGCAAAGAAGTTAGCAGAAGAGATAGGCGTTCCAATAATGATAAAGGCATCTGCCGGAGGCGGAGGCAAGGGAATGCGTATCGTGAAAAGCCTCGATGAAGTAGAGAAGGCATTCCAGACGGCAAGCAGTGAAGCCGAGATAGCGTTCGGCAATGGCGACGTATATATAGAAAAGTTCGTGGAAAACCCGAGACATGTGGAGATACAGGTATTGGGTGATAAGTTCGGTAACATAATCCACCTCGGCGAGAGAGACTGCTCAGTACAGAGGAGACATCAAAAGCTGATAGAAGAGTCCCCTTCCCCTATCGTCGATGAAGACTTGCGCCAGAGGATGGGTGAGGCGGCAATACTTGGCGCGAAGAGTGTTAATTACCTGGGCGCGGGTACGGTGGAGTTTCTCGTGGATAAGAACAAGGATTTTTATTTCATGGAGATGAACACGCGGATACAGGTAGAACACCCGGTGACAGAAGAGATAACCGGATTCGACCTGATACAGGCACAGATAAAGGTCGCCGACGGAGAAGAGATAAAGCTTAAAAAGGTAAAATTCAAAGGGCACTCTATAGAATGCAGAATAAATGCGGAAGATCCGGATAACGGATTCCGTCCGTCACCGGGAATAGTAACGGCATTTCACGTTCCGGGGGGACACGGTGTAAGAGTGGATACACATTGCTACTCAGGATACAGGATCCCTCCTTTCTATGACTCTATGATCGGCAAGCTGATCGTAGTAGGTAAGGACAGGGATGAAGCAGTGAGGAAAATGTCTAGAGCGCTTGATGAATTTATCATTGAAGGCGTAAAGACAACAATACCATTCCATCAAAAAATAATGAGCAATAAGAAGTTTCTAAGCAACAACTATGACACGTCATTCATCGAAAAGATGAACGACTAA
- a CDS encoding acetyl-CoA carboxylase biotin carboxyl carrier protein has product MDLNYLKKVIKILDNSNLNELEIEEEGLKIRLNKGHMAVPAAQAVHATMPPHLPVHFETPVKTEETAKEEKPSEEEKMPSNVYEVKSPMVGTFYRAPSPDADPFVNVGDSVKQGSVLCIVEAMKLMNEIESEVSGKIVKILVENAQAVEYNQPLFLVEV; this is encoded by the coding sequence ATGGATCTAAACTATTTAAAAAAGGTTATTAAGATACTCGACAACAGTAATCTTAACGAATTAGAGATCGAAGAAGAAGGATTGAAAATAAGGCTGAACAAGGGACATATGGCTGTACCGGCAGCACAGGCAGTACACGCAACAATGCCACCACATCTTCCGGTGCATTTTGAAACTCCTGTAAAGACAGAGGAGACTGCTAAAGAAGAGAAGCCATCAGAAGAAGAAAAGATGCCTTCTAATGTGTATGAAGTAAAATCCCCAATGGTAGGAACCTTTTACAGGGCTCCTTCTCCGGATGCAGATCCTTTTGTAAACGTGGGCGACTCAGTAAAACAGGGATCGGTTCTTTGCATAGTAGAAGCAATGAAACTGATGAACGAGATCGAATCGGAAGTTTCCGGAAAGATAGTGAAGATCCTAGTAGAAAATGCCCAGGCAGTGGAATACAATCAACCTTTATTCCTGGTTGAAGTATAA
- the efp gene encoding elongation factor P, translating into MAEASQLKTGNVIMYNNELHQVFELEHRTPGNLRAFYQARMKNLKNGKMIENRFRPNETVEIVRLETKEFQYLYKDGDDYQFMDMESYEQMNIPEDVVGKQGGFMKEGQTVQIVFHDGKPLNLELPPHVELKVTEAPPAVKGNTATGATKVVMVETGASVNAPLFIEEGEVIKVDVRTGDYIERVKS; encoded by the coding sequence ATGGCAGAAGCATCGCAATTAAAAACGGGCAATGTTATTATGTATAATAACGAGCTACACCAGGTATTCGAGCTAGAGCACAGGACGCCCGGCAACCTGAGAGCATTTTACCAGGCTAGAATGAAGAATCTCAAGAACGGGAAGATGATCGAGAACAGATTCAGACCCAATGAGACAGTGGAAATAGTAAGGCTTGAAACAAAGGAATTCCAGTATCTATATAAAGACGGTGATGATTACCAATTTATGGATATGGAGAGCTACGAGCAAATGAATATTCCCGAAGATGTGGTCGGCAAGCAGGGAGGATTTATGAAAGAAGGACAGACGGTACAAATCGTATTTCACGATGGAAAACCACTGAACCTCGAGCTTCCTCCTCACGTAGAATTAAAAGTCACGGAAGCTCCACCTGCAGTAAAAGGAAACACAGCAACGGGAGCAACAAAAGTAGTTATGGTAGAAACCGGCGCATCGGTCAACGCACCGCTATTCATCGAGGAAGGTGAAGTGATAAAGGTCGATGTAAGAACCGGCGACTACATAGAGAGAGTTAAATCGTAA